From the Gymnogyps californianus isolate 813 chromosome 2, ASM1813914v2, whole genome shotgun sequence genome, one window contains:
- the GDAP1 gene encoding ganglioside-induced differentiation-associated protein 1 isoform X2, which yields MRLNSSGEVPVLIHGENIICEATQIIDYLEATFVDGQISNTESELKKLAEENPDLQDAYIAKQKRLKSKLLDHDNIKYLKKILDELEKVLDQVETELQRRNEETPEDENQPWLCGDFFSLADVSLAVTLHRLKFLGLARRNWGNGKRPNLEAYYERVLKRKAFYKVLGHVNNILISAVLPTAFRVAKKRAPRVLGTTLLVSMLAGMGYLAFMCLRKRFANMMLSIRTRQNYF from the exons ATGCGCTTGAATTCCTCTGGAGAAGTACCTGTCCTGATCCATGGGGAAAACATCATTTGTGAGGCAACGCAGATTATCGATTACCTTGAAGCAACGTTTGTAGATG GCCAAATAAGTAACACAGAATCAGAGTTGAAGAAACTTGCGGAAGAAAATCCAGACCTTCAAGATGCCTATATAGCAAAACAGAAGCGCcttaaa TCTAAACTGCTGGATCATGATAATATAAAATACctaaagaaaatactggatGAACTGGAAAAAGTTTTGGATCAGGTTGAGACTGAATTGCAGCGACGAAATGAGGAAACACCAG AAGATGAAAATCAGCCTTGGCTCTGTGGTGATTTCTTCAGTCTGGCAGATGTATCACTTGCCGTCACGTTACATCGCCTGAAGTTTCTGGGATTAGCAAGAAGAAACTGGGGAAACGGAAAGCGGCCCAACTTGGAAGCCTATTATGAGCGTGTCctgaagagaaaagcattttacaaagtTTTAGGACACGTCAACAATATATTAATCTCGGCTGTTCTGCCAACAGCATTCCGTGTGGCCAAGAAAAGGGCTCCCAGGGTTCTTGGCACCACCCTGCTGGTCAGCATGCTGGCGGGAATGGGTTATCTTGCTTTCATGTGTCTTCGGAAGAGGTTTGCCAACATGATGTTATCGATTAGAACcaggcaaaattatttttag
- the GDAP1 gene encoding ganglioside-induced differentiation-associated protein 1 isoform X3: protein MRLNSSGEVPVLIHGENIICEATQIIDYLEATFVDEEVPRLMPEEGSMYYPRVQHYRELLDSLPMDAYTHGCILHPELTVDSMIPAYATSRIRKDENQPWLCGDFFSLADVSLAVTLHRLKFLGLARRNWGNGKRPNLEAYYERVLKRKAFYKVLGHVNNILISAVLPTAFRVAKKRAPRVLGTTLLVSMLAGMGYLAFMCLRKRFANMMLSIRTRQNYF, encoded by the exons ATGCGCTTGAATTCCTCTGGAGAAGTACCTGTCCTGATCCATGGGGAAAACATCATTTGTGAGGCAACGCAGATTATCGATTACCTTGAAGCAACGTTTGTAGATG AGGAAGTACCAAGATTAATGCCGGAAGAAGGGAGCATGTATTATCCAAGGGTGCAACACTACAGAGAGCTTTTAGACTCCTTACCTATGGATGCCTACACGCATGGCTGCATCCTGCACCCCGAGTTAACTGTGGACTCCATGATTCCAGCCTATGCTACCAGCAGAATTCGTA AAGATGAAAATCAGCCTTGGCTCTGTGGTGATTTCTTCAGTCTGGCAGATGTATCACTTGCCGTCACGTTACATCGCCTGAAGTTTCTGGGATTAGCAAGAAGAAACTGGGGAAACGGAAAGCGGCCCAACTTGGAAGCCTATTATGAGCGTGTCctgaagagaaaagcattttacaaagtTTTAGGACACGTCAACAATATATTAATCTCGGCTGTTCTGCCAACAGCATTCCGTGTGGCCAAGAAAAGGGCTCCCAGGGTTCTTGGCACCACCCTGCTGGTCAGCATGCTGGCGGGAATGGGTTATCTTGCTTTCATGTGTCTTCGGAAGAGGTTTGCCAACATGATGTTATCGATTAGAACcaggcaaaattatttttag
- the GDAP1 gene encoding ganglioside-induced differentiation-associated protein 1 isoform X1: MRLNSSGEVPVLIHGENIICEATQIIDYLEATFVDEEVPRLMPEEGSMYYPRVQHYRELLDSLPMDAYTHGCILHPELTVDSMIPAYATSRIRSQISNTESELKKLAEENPDLQDAYIAKQKRLKSKLLDHDNIKYLKKILDELEKVLDQVETELQRRNEETPEDENQPWLCGDFFSLADVSLAVTLHRLKFLGLARRNWGNGKRPNLEAYYERVLKRKAFYKVLGHVNNILISAVLPTAFRVAKKRAPRVLGTTLLVSMLAGMGYLAFMCLRKRFANMMLSIRTRQNYF, encoded by the exons ATGCGCTTGAATTCCTCTGGAGAAGTACCTGTCCTGATCCATGGGGAAAACATCATTTGTGAGGCAACGCAGATTATCGATTACCTTGAAGCAACGTTTGTAGATG AGGAAGTACCAAGATTAATGCCGGAAGAAGGGAGCATGTATTATCCAAGGGTGCAACACTACAGAGAGCTTTTAGACTCCTTACCTATGGATGCCTACACGCATGGCTGCATCCTGCACCCCGAGTTAACTGTGGACTCCATGATTCCAGCCTATGCTACCAGCAGAATTCGTA GCCAAATAAGTAACACAGAATCAGAGTTGAAGAAACTTGCGGAAGAAAATCCAGACCTTCAAGATGCCTATATAGCAAAACAGAAGCGCcttaaa TCTAAACTGCTGGATCATGATAATATAAAATACctaaagaaaatactggatGAACTGGAAAAAGTTTTGGATCAGGTTGAGACTGAATTGCAGCGACGAAATGAGGAAACACCAG AAGATGAAAATCAGCCTTGGCTCTGTGGTGATTTCTTCAGTCTGGCAGATGTATCACTTGCCGTCACGTTACATCGCCTGAAGTTTCTGGGATTAGCAAGAAGAAACTGGGGAAACGGAAAGCGGCCCAACTTGGAAGCCTATTATGAGCGTGTCctgaagagaaaagcattttacaaagtTTTAGGACACGTCAACAATATATTAATCTCGGCTGTTCTGCCAACAGCATTCCGTGTGGCCAAGAAAAGGGCTCCCAGGGTTCTTGGCACCACCCTGCTGGTCAGCATGCTGGCGGGAATGGGTTATCTTGCTTTCATGTGTCTTCGGAAGAGGTTTGCCAACATGATGTTATCGATTAGAACcaggcaaaattatttttag